A portion of the Thunnus albacares chromosome 5, fThuAlb1.1, whole genome shotgun sequence genome contains these proteins:
- the tuba5 gene encoding tubulin alpha 5 isoform X2 — protein MRECISIHVGQAGVQTGNACWELFCLEHGVGPDGVFLDGPAEPNSREDPFNTFFNTGSSGRHVPRAIYVDLEPTVVDEVRVGKYRELFHPEQLISGKEDAANNYARGHYTVGKEIIDGVMERIRKMTDQCTGLQGFLVFHSFGGGTGSGFTSLLMERLSVDYSKKSKLEFAVYPAPQVSTAVVEPYNAILTTHTTLEHSDCAFMVDNEAIYDICRRNMDIESPGYINLNRLIGQIVSSITASLRFDGALNVDLMEFQTNLVPFPRIHFPLVTYSPIISAEKAYHEQLTVSEITSACFEPTNQMVKCDPRHGKYMACCMLYRGDVVPKDVNTAIANIKTRRSVQFVDWCPTGFKVGINYQRPTAVPGGDLAKVQRAVCMLSNTTAIAEAWSRLDHKFDLMYAKRAFVHWYVGEGMEEGEFAEAREDLACLERDYEELGQMNPDSENDDEGEEY, from the exons AGAGAGTGCATCTCCATCCATGTGGGCCAGGCAGGTGTGCAGACAGGTAATGCCTGCTGGGAGCTCTTCTGTCTCGAGCACGGTGTCGGTCCTGACGGCGTCTTCCTGGACGGTCCTGCAGAACCGAACTCTCGTGAAGACCCGTTCAACACTTTCTTTAACACTGGGAGCTCTGGGCGCCATGTTCCCAGAGCGATATACGTCGACCTGGAGCCCACAGTGGTTG ATGAAGTGAGGGTTGGAAAATACAGAGAGCTCTTCCACCCGGAGCAGCTGATCTCTGGAAAGGAGGATGCAGCCAACAACTACGCTCGCGGCCATTACACTGTCGGGAAAGAGATCATCGATGGAGTCATGGAGCGCATCCGCAAAATG ACGGACCAGTGCACAGGCCTGCAGGGTTTCCTGGTCTTCCACAGCTTTGGAGGGGGAACCGGCTCTGGCTTCACCTCCCTGCTGATGGAGCGTCTATCTGTAGACTACAGCAAGAAATCCAAGTTGGAGTTTGCTGTTTACCCAGCTCCCCAGGTATCCACTGCTGTGGTGGAGCCCTACAACGCCATCCTGACCACCCACACCACCTTAGAGCACTCTGACTGCGCCTTCATGGTGGACAACGAGGCCATCTATGACATATGTCGCCGCAACATGGATATTGAGAGTCCTGGTTACATCAACCTCAACAGGTTGATTGGTCAGATCGTTTCCTCGATCACCGCCTCCCTTCGTTTCGATGGCGCCCTCAATGTTGATCTGATGGAGTTCCAGACCAACCTGGTCCCGTTTCCACGTATCCACTTCCCTCTGGTGACCTACTCGCCCATCATCTCCGCCGAGAAGGCTTACCATGAGCAGCTGACCGTGTCAGAGATCACAAGTGCCTGCTTCGAGCCGACCAATCAGATGGTCAAGTGTGATCCTCGACACGGCAAGTACATGGCCTGCTGCATGCTGTACCGAGGTGATGTCGTCCCCAAGGATGTCAACACCGCCATCGCGAATATAAAGACGAGACGCTCCGTTCAGTTTGTCGACTGGTGCCCCACCGGCTTCAAG GTCGGCATTAATTATCAGCGTCCGACCGCAGTTCCCGGTGGAGACCTGGCCAAGGTCCAGAGGGCCGTGTGCATGCTGAGCAACACCACCGCCATCGCTGAGGCCTGGTCTCGTCTCGACCACAAGTTTGACCTAATGTACGCTAAACGTGCCTTCGTCCACTGGTACGTGGGTGAAGGCATGGAGGAGGGAGAGTTTGCAGAAGCCAGAGAGGACCTGGCCTGTCTCGAAAGAGATTACGAGGAGTTGGGTCAAATGAATCCCGATTCTGAAAACGATGACGAAGGCGAAGAATACTGA
- the tuba5 gene encoding tubulin alpha 5 isoform X1, translating to MSTAESVRECISIHVGQAGVQTGNACWELFCLEHGVGPDGVFLDGPAEPNSREDPFNTFFNTGSSGRHVPRAIYVDLEPTVVDEVRVGKYRELFHPEQLISGKEDAANNYARGHYTVGKEIIDGVMERIRKMTDQCTGLQGFLVFHSFGGGTGSGFTSLLMERLSVDYSKKSKLEFAVYPAPQVSTAVVEPYNAILTTHTTLEHSDCAFMVDNEAIYDICRRNMDIESPGYINLNRLIGQIVSSITASLRFDGALNVDLMEFQTNLVPFPRIHFPLVTYSPIISAEKAYHEQLTVSEITSACFEPTNQMVKCDPRHGKYMACCMLYRGDVVPKDVNTAIANIKTRRSVQFVDWCPTGFKVGINYQRPTAVPGGDLAKVQRAVCMLSNTTAIAEAWSRLDHKFDLMYAKRAFVHWYVGEGMEEGEFAEAREDLACLERDYEELGQMNPDSENDDEGEEY from the exons AGAGAGTGCATCTCCATCCATGTGGGCCAGGCAGGTGTGCAGACAGGTAATGCCTGCTGGGAGCTCTTCTGTCTCGAGCACGGTGTCGGTCCTGACGGCGTCTTCCTGGACGGTCCTGCAGAACCGAACTCTCGTGAAGACCCGTTCAACACTTTCTTTAACACTGGGAGCTCTGGGCGCCATGTTCCCAGAGCGATATACGTCGACCTGGAGCCCACAGTGGTTG ATGAAGTGAGGGTTGGAAAATACAGAGAGCTCTTCCACCCGGAGCAGCTGATCTCTGGAAAGGAGGATGCAGCCAACAACTACGCTCGCGGCCATTACACTGTCGGGAAAGAGATCATCGATGGAGTCATGGAGCGCATCCGCAAAATG ACGGACCAGTGCACAGGCCTGCAGGGTTTCCTGGTCTTCCACAGCTTTGGAGGGGGAACCGGCTCTGGCTTCACCTCCCTGCTGATGGAGCGTCTATCTGTAGACTACAGCAAGAAATCCAAGTTGGAGTTTGCTGTTTACCCAGCTCCCCAGGTATCCACTGCTGTGGTGGAGCCCTACAACGCCATCCTGACCACCCACACCACCTTAGAGCACTCTGACTGCGCCTTCATGGTGGACAACGAGGCCATCTATGACATATGTCGCCGCAACATGGATATTGAGAGTCCTGGTTACATCAACCTCAACAGGTTGATTGGTCAGATCGTTTCCTCGATCACCGCCTCCCTTCGTTTCGATGGCGCCCTCAATGTTGATCTGATGGAGTTCCAGACCAACCTGGTCCCGTTTCCACGTATCCACTTCCCTCTGGTGACCTACTCGCCCATCATCTCCGCCGAGAAGGCTTACCATGAGCAGCTGACCGTGTCAGAGATCACAAGTGCCTGCTTCGAGCCGACCAATCAGATGGTCAAGTGTGATCCTCGACACGGCAAGTACATGGCCTGCTGCATGCTGTACCGAGGTGATGTCGTCCCCAAGGATGTCAACACCGCCATCGCGAATATAAAGACGAGACGCTCCGTTCAGTTTGTCGACTGGTGCCCCACCGGCTTCAAG GTCGGCATTAATTATCAGCGTCCGACCGCAGTTCCCGGTGGAGACCTGGCCAAGGTCCAGAGGGCCGTGTGCATGCTGAGCAACACCACCGCCATCGCTGAGGCCTGGTCTCGTCTCGACCACAAGTTTGACCTAATGTACGCTAAACGTGCCTTCGTCCACTGGTACGTGGGTGAAGGCATGGAGGAGGGAGAGTTTGCAGAAGCCAGAGAGGACCTGGCCTGTCTCGAAAGAGATTACGAGGAGTTGGGTCAAATGAATCCCGATTCTGAAAACGATGACGAAGGCGAAGAATACTGA